A region of the Chroicocephalus ridibundus chromosome 1, bChrRid1.1, whole genome shotgun sequence genome:
CCATTGAacacagaggaaggaggaggttgAAATGTAGTCTGCCTTCCCTGTTTTTCATAAGATTTGCTTGGTTCTATTCTCTCAAGATTTGCCCCAAAGTGGAGGCAAAGCTGAGAGATTTTTGCTGTACAATGGTAGCTCTAGGGCAGGCAGAAGGCTGAAGAATTACTGGAGTTCATCTGTGGACTACTGAAATATAAGCTTTATTGAAACTAGGTTGCCTGCTTCTTACAGTGGCCCACTCACCCACCCTGTATTTTTGTCTAAACCTTCCTAAACAGCTACGGCCTTTATTTCAGGGCATATAACCCTGCGGGATACTATACTTCAAAGCCAAGTAAACCTTTTTCCTGGTGATGGGCACAGTGGAAGACCTGGGACGTGCTTATCTGCTTCATTTGCAGAACTTGATGTCTGCTTTTATTCCAAGGGAAGCTGTTCAGTAGGACACTACCGAGACTGGAAAGGTGCTTATCTTGAACACAGCCAAGATGATAGGCATGCTGTCATTGCTGCAGCTCTCTATACGTGATCTGACAATATCCCAGCTCTTCTGGAGGAAAGGAAGCAATTGAGCATCTTGCTGAGGGCTCTGATTTTCAATTTTGGTGCCTGGGTGACAAAGTTTTGGGGAATGCTGGAGTGCTGCTGATGCTGGGGTCAATGCCTCCGTAGGAGGCATTTACTTCTCCATAATAATTTTTTGGTAGTAGTTCATCTGGTTTGGCACTGACTACACAGCTTTTCTAAGCAGAAGAAAGATCACATGATGCCACGGaactctttctcttccctgtacGTTTCTTTCTTAGAGGGAACTCCGttttgcctttctgcttttttttcttgatgataaggaaaaaaaaacatctgaaattaCTTGCTTTCTTGGTGAAGTGGGAGCTGTCTGAATGTCTAGAGTAGTGGCAAACTGTTGAGAGTGTCCTTCTCTTGCTGGAACAGTCTGTATCGAGTGTGCTTCTAAGGGAATCTTCCAGGTTTTCACTGCTATATGTTGATCTCTTTCTGTTTAGGCCATCACACTCCCTCTGCTGGGGGTCCCTTCTCAGCACTCACTCCTAGCATTTGGCCTCAGGAGATCCTGGCAAAATACACACAGGTAtggcgtggggcagggagggggtgttCTCTGGCTCTGCACGGAAGTAAAGGGACCTAGTGATTTCTGGTGGTCTCTGAAAGCCACAGGGCAAAGGAGGAAGAGATGCACTCTTCCTCCAGTGGTTTGGTTGTGGATGCTCGTTTGCAACTTAAACTTCATGTGTTTTGCGGCTGCATGCTGGCTCTTGCAAGAGGATCTTGCAGAGCACAAAGTAACTTCTGTGAATTATTGCCCTGCCGTTTTGCAACTATTGCTCCACTGTAAAAATGTTGACACCCTCAAGGGAGTCTCTGTCACCATCAAGCTACTCTGGATGGCTTGTGCATGGCAGGAAATGCTAGCCTCAAGACTTGTCACCAGgtagggggagcagggaggaaggaagcagcCATGGAATTTTGTAACTTACCCACAGTGTTTGCTTGAAGGCAGCTGAGCCCAGTGAAGCAGGTTGAAACTTACTGTGGAGCTATGCTAGAAGATGTTTCTTGGGTGCTGCCTGGGTGCAATGCTTGCAAGACCCCACAGGAAGGGCGGGTGGGCTTGCAGGAAAGGGGAGGTATCTGTAAGGGCATgcactcctttaaaaaaagcctaTTGCAACCTCCAATGTGTACACCCCAGTTGCCAACCATGAGCACAGATGAGGAAAGTTGAGATTTGGGTCATGGACCTTAATTTCCTTTGGCTTATAATTCAGGTTTGCTACATAGGTGCAAATCCCAGTTTTGCCTGCTGTCTTTCAGAGAAATCTGAAAGCAACAAGCAGGAGATGGAGCAATGCAGGGGGCTGAATTTGCAGCATGTGTGCAGAGGTAACAGAGGACGGCTGTATGTTGGAGATGCAGACAGTAGAGACCACTTTAGCTGATGTGCGTGGATTctgtgaggagggctgtgtgccCCTCCAGGTGGGAAGTTCTGATCTTGATATGATGCTGTGCTCAAGCCCTGCTGGGAAAAGGATTGGTGGGAAAGTCTGTGCAGGTGTGAAGGCAGGGCTTCACAACTTCCATGGAGAAGTCAAAATGGGAATCACATGCAAGATCTGCCCACCTGGGAATTGTGGTGGGAGGCATTGAAAGTAAAAGGGCAAGGGGTCTAGTTGCTCAGAGGGCACAGTGCACACAGTAGTGGGATGGAGCAATGTCCACATTGTCTGTTCAGTTGTTCAGTGCTAAACTGGTGAAAGTGTCTGTTCTTCCTCACATCTCCCAGAAAGAAGAATCCATCGAGCAGCCAGAGTTCCGCTATGATGAATTCGGTTTCCGAGTTGATAAGGAAGGTAAAGCCAGTCCCATCCCTCCCCCTTCCATTGTGTTCTGTGTCCAGCCCTTCCCATGCTTCGAGTATGGCAGTGTGATTTTGCAACCATTCTGTGCTAGCTTTTGTCTACCCACCTTTTGTCATCTTTCTGTATCCTACCATTGTAATCAAGTGCATTAGACGTGCTGGCCTTATGGGAGGCTGGAGCATAGACTGTGCAGCAAAGTTATTTCCATCCCCTTATACTTGTGCCACgggtgagagagagaaaagtcaaGAGGAAGTTACCATTTCCATTAGCAGTTGCGTGCTGGGGAAAGGCAACTTTCCCAGTTCACAGTGAGGTCTCCGTCACATTCAGTAGCACTGTAAGCGCTGATAGCAGGCACAGTGACATGTGCTGTCTGATGAAAAACTCGTGGCCAAGGTCAGTGGCAGCAGTATGAGTTCTACCCATCCCAGTAGCTCGGCAAAGTGTAGGGCAAATTCTAGGGGCAGAACCCACATCCTGGTTTTCCTGCAAGATACAGAGGCAGGCAACCAAATAGAAGGAGGTGTGGAGAGCTATTGCAGCTGGGCGTTGAGCTACAGCAGCTGGCTGCCTTtgcaaagaggaagggaaaggagtggGGGACATAGGAATTGCTTTATGTGCTCTGAGAGGACGTTTTCAGGGCTCAGGCCATGTGGTGCAAGGGCAGAAGTTGTTTGCATGTGTACCCTGAGGCACCTTGAGTCATAGAGGAGTCATTGAAGCAACGTCCAGGAGATGAGGACAGGACACAGTGATTTCCTTCAGCCAGAACGTTTGATAGACCTGTGCATTATAAAATCAGCAGAAAGATTTGGACTGCATCGTTGAGATGTGTTATATGATGAAGGACAGAGGGCCTTACGTCAAACCTGTACTTGTGCTAAAGTATCTGTTTTAGAAAGCCAGCCTCAGGTTAAGGTGCTTTCTCATTGAGAATTTGGAAGTGTCTTTATTAAAGCGTTTTTGTTGATTAAATACCCCCAAAGTTAACATTTTGCACCTCAGTACTTACATGAGCATATAGCTTCTGCTTGCCACTTCTGAGGCTTGCTATGCTTTTGTCAGCCTTTACAGATCCTTACAAAACCCAGCAGGATGACTGCTGCCAGGGTCTTGTTTAATTCCAGCCACGCTCTGCTCTAAATCATGAGTAAGTAGAGACTAGAAGCCTGCTGACAGCTTCGTAGTTCTCAAGGCCCCAGTCCCTTTTGCTTATGACCATAAAATCCGCTGCATGGATAAGACAGTTAGAAACCAAGCTTTGCTCTGGCTGGAAGATGTGAATGTTTTTCATATGCTTTCTTCAGATGGTCTTCCTACTCCCCACCCTGCCCTGtgtttgttccctttgctgtcccctctctcACTTGTCTGCGTTTCATTCTCCTCCCTTTGCTGAGGCAGATGGTGCTGAGCCAAACTCCAGCAAGCTTCTGGGGGTCCCACTGACGGAGGAGCCGCAGCAGAGGCTCAAGTGGCAGGCTCATCTGGAATTCACACACAACCATGACGTGGGCGACCTCACCTGGGACAAAATTGAGGTCACCCTACCACATTCAGACAAGCTGCGCTCCCTGGTGCTAGCTGGCATCCCGCACAGCATGAGGCCACAGGTAAGAGTGCTGCCTGTTCTGGGCAGGCTCTCCTGCCTGGACTAAGAGACAGTGGAGCGAGACTACTTTCTCTTGGTTCAGAGGGTGCCAGATTATGGCGTTCTCTGGCTGTTTTAGTGATGCTTCCTAACTCTATTGACCCTTTCCTCCCAGCTGTGGATGCGCCTGTCGGGGGCCTTGCAGAAGAAGAGGAATTCAGAGATGTCATATCGGGATATCGTGAAAAACAGCTCTAATGATGAAACCATTGCTGCCAAACAGGTAGGAGATACTGCCTAGTGCTGACTGGGCATAAGGGAGTGAGGAGAAAGGGCAAGATTTGCTGCGTGAGGAGCGAGGGGTGCCTACCTAACATCTGCAGCAGGGACAGTTGAGAGGATGTGTGGTTGAATCCTGGTAAAGCTTGATCCTGTTGGGCATATTTCTCCTTTTGTTGGAATAGCAACTATGCAGCTACCCTCCTTTCTAGGAAAGCAGGGAAGTGATTGGACGCATGGTACCTGCAGGCTAGAAAACAGTGCTGCATCCTGGCAAACATCCTGCTATTCATTGAGGGAAGTGAAGGGTGAAAGGCTGACAGATGCACCTCTGTTGAGGTAGTGGCAGCTGCTTCCAGGGACtctctttgttctttcaaatgCAAAGTCTCTGAACACCAGCAAGACGATTGGAAGGAAGAACAACACTGCCCAAGGGAGATCTGTGGGCTCTTCACCTCCAAGTCCCCTGTCACAGAGGTAGCCAGATTGTTCGTTTCTTGACGGGGTAGGTTTGTTGGGAAGCCTTGCTTGAAATCAAAGCAGATGAAATTCCCAACCAGTATGCCTGCTATTCTCAGTGGTGAAGCTGGGGGCTGAGTTTAGGCAAGTATTTCTTGGGAGACACCACGTCACCGTCTGCACTGGCTTTTTCTGCCATGTCAGTGAAGGCTGTTAAACTGACCCAGGGTGCTTGGGTCATCTTCTTTGGTGCCTAACAATTTACGCATGAGTGTGAGGAGCAGAGTCCCCTGAGGCAAGAGGCCATGGGGAAGTGCAGAGAGCAGAAGGCAATTGTTCAGAGGCTGCTAGCTGACCCTGTTCTTGCTTATGGCTGTCTCACAGATTGAAAAGGACTTGCTCCGCACGATGCCCAGCAACGCCTGCTTCTCCAACATGAACAGTATCGGGGTGCCACGGCTACGCAGGATACTACGGGGACTTGCCTGGCTGTACCCAGAGATTGGATATTGCCAAGGCACCGGCATGGTAACCTGCTTTCAGAGTGGCTTTATGATAGGGATCATTTTGTCTGTGGTGGCTATGCTGGGGCAAGTGATTTGAGGCAGTGCTGCCAGATGCTATGGCCTCCAGATGAGCTGAAGGGAAATCCCTTCCACATGGAATGTTTGTCCTAGGGAAGGGAGAACAGAGTAGCACCACGTGTCCAAAAATGTGGAAGAATTCAGTCCATCTGTTGGGGAGGGACAGGCATTACACTGAGGAGAAATCACTTCAGTGGGAGactgcaggagagctgctgcagaggaaggaagatGTTGGTCACCTAGATACTGGTCCATCTCTCCATCTGAGGAAGTGGGGAAAGAGTTTTGCTCCTCTTAGGACATGCAGTTCTTCTTCCTTCAAAATCCTAGGTGGctgcctctctgctgctcttcttggaGGAGGAAGATGCCTTCTGGATGATGTGTGCTATCATAGAGGAACTGGTTCCTGCCTCCTACTTCAGCACCACCCTGATGGGCGTGCAAACTGACCAGCGTGTCCTGCGACAGCTCATCGTGCAGTACTTGCCCCGCTTGGACAAgctgctccaggagcacgacATTGGTAAAAGTGTGCCCCAGAAACCATAGCTTTTCTTGCCAGGGTGACATGCAGACAAAAATTATTGTTCTTGTTTCGcaaagggagagcagcagggctaGGAGCAAACCTCCTGGCCATGAAGGCAGTGCATGGTCATCTTTGGGCTGGGAGGAAAGCACTTAGGAGAGTCCATCTTCACTAGCTGGCTGACTTCCCTtgtcatatttcttttctgtatctttaTTTGCAGAGCTCTCCTTGATTACCTTGCACTGGTTCCTCACCTCTTTCGCTAGTGTTGTCCACATCAAGCTGCTGCTACGTATTTGGGACCTCTTCTTCTACCAGGGGTCTCTGGTGCTGTTCCAGCTCACTTTGGGCATGCTCAGTATGAAGGTAATTCCCACCTCCTCTTTGTCCTTTGTTGTACTTCAGTGTTTAATTCTGAGTTTTAGGGGCAAGAGAGTTTTGTATGCGCTTCCTGTGTGTGGTTTGGGAATGTGCTCTGGAAGACGACCTCCTGCCTTCCtcggaactgggggctgtgaaGAACTTCCAAGGCATTTCACAGGATTCAGGGACTGCTGTTTCCCCTGCCTACCTCATTTGTTCCCTCATAATTAAACCCCATCAGCTGCCCCCCTTTATTCGGTCTAGATCCCAACCCGAGGGTCCATTTTACCTAAACCAAGATACTTCCTGGTTTTGCACCATCTCTGAGCAGATATATAAAGCCAAGATTGGGGTCATTTGGGGAACTTTTGATGGCACTGTTGGATGCTCCAAGAGATTACCATTGTCCTGACTACATTTGGTTTGGCTGTCTTACATTGAACCACCcgatcttttcctttttatgcaaaaaataattttgtggttCAGCTTGCTGTGGGAAGGGCAAGGGTGAGCCTGCTGGGAGTGAGGGGAAGGTGGGGCAGTTTGACATGGTAGGCGCTCTGTAGTGTGTGGGACCGAGCAGCTTCCATTCCCTTGTCCCCAGCAAGATCCCTGCTGTGCCCAGTCTTGGCAGTGGGTGCAGAATAGCTTCTGTTTAGTCTTTCCTTGCTGATTTGACTTCATTTCAACGATGGATGGTGTAATTCATAAACATGCCAGCTTGAATTTTGGGGTCAGATCTCACTGCAGAGAGTAGTAAAAGATGCTGTTCCTCTCTCATAGGTAGCTTGAACTCCTCCTACTGAAATTTTTATGGAATTATCTCGTATCTGCATTGTTTCTGGGCCAGGCTGTACACTTAATGTAAAATTGCATCTAGCAGCCCCAAGAGCGTAGCAGCCGTGCTCGCTGTTCTGTGTGGCAAAACGATTGCATCCTTGCAGGAGGACGAGCTAATCCAGTCCGAGAACTCTGCCTCAATCTTCAACACGCTCTCGGACATCCCAAGCCAGATCGAAGATGCAGATGTGTTGCTGCGGGAGGCTATGCGCGTGGCTGGCTCGCTGACAGATGTGGCGGTGGAGACCCAGCGTCGCAAACACTTGGCCTACCTCATTGCTGACCAAGGGCAGCTGCTCAACTCCAGCACCACTGTCAACAATTTATCCAAAGTGAGTGCACAGAGTTCCATCTGCCTCTGCAGCTCAGTTTTTGGCATTCCTTTATGTGTTTCCTCCCAATTGCTGTTTGTGAGCAAGAGATCCTCCTGTCTGAGAGGATTTTGGCTCCAGGATGACTGTGTCATCCAGTGGAGAAAAGGTATTGGGAAGTGAGGGGGAGGTCTGTACCAATGAAATGCTGCCAGATCTGTCCTAGTTGACAAATTGCAGGTGAAAAGGATATTGACATTGATTGTAATTATCATTAATGAGACTTATGATGGAAAGTGGTGCATTTTATTAATGGAAACTAGAAGAAACACCATATGCTTTCAGCAGAATTTGTTTGCAGCATGCAGAGTAGGAACTGGAGTTAATCCATTAGTAAGAAACGGATACACTAAAATAACTCTGGAAGGTACagtcagaaaacagcagcagcctttgagaAGCTGAATAAAAAATGCACCTGTGTTCAATCTTGGACTACAGTCTGCAGTTGCAGATGTAGTAGCTCCTGTTTGTCAAGTCTGCGTGGAAGATACATTCTTGATGCTCGTCTGCGTGCTAATCGCAAGACGCTCCTGCAATACTAAAAGGTAATAGGCATCCACTTAGAAATTTATATATAATTACGTGTAGAACTGCTTTTGGCAACAAGCAGAATTAGAACTAAAATTATTCACTCAAATGGTGGTTGGTTCTTGAACTCCAATTATGCTTTCGTAATAATTGAGCTATAAATAACCCATTGCATATGGAGCATATCAAGCAGTAGAGCTGATTCATTGTGTTAGAACCAGAACAACTCCTGTCTAAAATTGCCAGTTCACTTGCCTGCCCCTTCCAGTGGTAGCTGTCAGGACCCCTTGCCCCGACCTGACCTGTATGGAggattgctttattttatttctgaaatctgtCCTAATCTGTGCgttttgttctctctttcccctctgcctcAGATTGTGCGGCGCAGGACCCAGCGTAGGAAATCTGGCATCACCTCTCTGTTTTTTGGTAAGGGCAATCCCACGCCTTTCACATGGTGCTGATGCACCTAGCAGCCTAGGAGGGAGGGGAATGAGCAAAGCAGGGAAACACTGAGacaaaggaagagaagggagccAGAACTGAAGGATGAGAAGAAAGAAGTGCAGTTTTCTACTTGCTTGCTTTGGTCTGAGCTCAGAAAGTGAATTTTAGGTTAGATGGTTAGTCCTTAAATGGTGACTAATAGCGGGCTGTAGCTCAGCCTAGCTGTAATGTCCTTCTTGCACTGACCAACAGATCAAACACATTTTCTGGCAGACCGTATGATCTTAGTCTGCTCCGTTCAGGAACATCTCTGAAGATCTGAGACAGGGCGGGATGGTCACTCATCAAAATTTATAAATACAAACATCACTCATATATTCCCCCTTACTTACTCTGAGAGTTTGATGTTGTGAACACTTTTGAGTCTTGATTTTCTTTGCTTATGAGCTAAGCCAGCAGATGTCCAGAAAGCACAGGGCCAGAATAGGTTTTGCATGGGTTTAATCATAACTTGCTTCTGGGACTCCATAATAGTCCTCTCTATTGTAAGCCTCACTGTCATCACTTTCCTTGCAACTGGTTAGCTTTCTTGAAATTGCCACATCTCACCACAGAAATTGTTTTTCCGGGGGAAGACAACATACTGAATTTACAGGGTTCAAATAGTGTTCCTACTGTGGTTGAAATGGCCTGAATAAATCTAAAAGTGCATCTTTCCAGAGAAGAGCATTTCTGGTGTTCTCCAGGAAGCTGATATATTGTCACAGGCTTGCTACAAGCACATACAGCATTACATATAAAAGTTATGGTAGAAGACCGACGAAGCTGTAAAGTCAAGCATGCAGAAGTGAAGAAATGCAGGAAGGTTGCTTGTGCAAGCTTAACTCAGACCTCTTATATGTAGTGTTATCATACAGTCAGTGCAGACTGAACCTGCAGGGAACTTAGCTGCCAAACACATCTTTCTTGTGCCTCAGGTAGTTTCCTTGACCAAGTTTGAGCAGCTTTATGGAAGCGATAGTGAGTTGAGGGGAAGGAGAGCTTGGATGTGATAAATTCGCCTTATACTGGGAACTGGCAAACGACCTGAACCGTGAAGTCTGCTGCCTGCGATAGTTACTGTGTAGAGCTGGTACCTAGCCCTTGTCTGGGTTGAGAGTAAGAACTTACCCAGAAGTTAATTCTTCTTCCTTAGAGTGAATGCAGATTTAGTAGTGACTTGGATGGGAGTCGTAGAATCCCAGGAGCcctgtttggaagggacctctagtgTTTGTACTCCAACCTCTCCTGCTCAAAGCCAGACCCCTGCTCATGGTAGatcaggttggccagggctttcTCTAGCTGAGATTCAAGGAGTTGGGCCAGATTTCTAATGAAGGAGTAGAAAGAAGAAACAGCGAAAGGTAGTTTGGTGGAGAACAAGATGTGCGTGTTGCCCTTTTCCTGTTGGATAGGGAttgcaagaaggaaatgcaggaGACCTAGTCCTCCTTTGCACCATCGTGCAGCTAGTCAGTCTTTGCAGGCCCAGAATAGAGCCTCCTCACACGTGGCTGGTCCCGCACTGGTTTCCTGTTTTAGAAACATACATGCAGGCGTGGTGGGTGCAGTGAGGTGCATCTGATGGAAAcccctgtttctttcctctgtattATGTACGTTCTAAGGTGAAAGGTTGTTGAACTTCCTTCTTGTATCTCCTCCTTGTGTTTGGGTGGGATGGA
Encoded here:
- the SGSM3 gene encoding small G protein signaling modulator 3; this encodes MSGHHTPSAGGPFSALTPSIWPQEILAKYTQKEESIEQPEFRYDEFGFRVDKEDGAEPNSSKLLGVPLTEEPQQRLKWQAHLEFTHNHDVGDLTWDKIEVTLPHSDKLRSLVLAGIPHSMRPQLWMRLSGALQKKRNSEMSYRDIVKNSSNDETIAAKQIEKDLLRTMPSNACFSNMNSIGVPRLRRILRGLAWLYPEIGYCQGTGMVAASLLLFLEEEDAFWMMCAIIEELVPASYFSTTLMGVQTDQRVLRQLIVQYLPRLDKLLQEHDIELSLITLHWFLTSFASVVHIKLLLRIWDLFFYQGSLVLFQLTLGMLSMKEDELIQSENSASIFNTLSDIPSQIEDADVLLREAMRVAGSLTDVAVETQRRKHLAYLIADQGQLLNSSTTVNNLSKIVRRRTQRRKSGITSLFFGDDDLEALKAKNIKQTELVADLREAILQVARHFQCVDPKNCSIDLTPDYSMESHQRDHENYVACSRNRRRRAKALLDFERHDDDELGFRKNDIITIISQKDEHCWVGELNGLRGWFPAKFVEILDERSKEYSIAGDDSVTEGVTDLVRGTLCPALKSIFEHGLKKPSLLGGPCHPWLFIEEAASREVERDFDSVYSRLVLCKTYRLDEDGKVLTPEELLYRAVQAVNMTHDAAHAQMDVKLRSLICVGLNEQVLHLWLEVLCSSLQTVEKWFHPWSFLRSPGWVQIKCELRVLCKFAFSLSQDWELPIKREEKEKKPLKEGVQDMLVKHHLFSWDIDG